The Methanohalophilus portucalensis genome window below encodes:
- the galU gene encoding UTP--glucose-1-phosphate uridylyltransferase GalU: MDVKKAVIPVAGLGTRFLPVTKSMPKEMLPIIDTPVIHYVVQEAIESGIDDIIFVTGRNKRAIEDYFDGCPELEMHLQNRGKYDMLEMVQEISSMVDIHYIRQKEPNGLGDAIMTARKHVSGDPFAVLLGDDIIVNDKPCTRQLIDVFQKYGRSTIAVEKVPQDKVSSYGIISGSPVDEYLYALDDIVEKPSVEEAPSNIGAIGRYVFTPEIFDCIEQTSKGVGGEIQLTDGIRLLNDSQKVYAHQFTGQRYDSGNKVEYVKAVLDFALKDEGMRDEILGHMEKLG, translated from the coding sequence ATGGATGTAAAAAAAGCCGTAATTCCGGTGGCGGGGTTGGGGACCCGTTTTTTACCGGTAACAAAATCAATGCCCAAGGAAATGTTGCCGATAATTGATACTCCTGTGATTCATTATGTGGTGCAGGAAGCCATTGAATCCGGGATCGATGATATCATATTTGTAACAGGGCGTAACAAGCGGGCGATCGAGGATTATTTTGACGGCTGTCCTGAACTGGAGATGCATCTGCAGAATCGGGGTAAGTATGACATGCTGGAAATGGTTCAGGAGATTTCTTCAATGGTGGATATTCACTACATCCGCCAGAAGGAACCCAATGGATTGGGAGATGCCATAATGACCGCTCGCAAACATGTCAGTGGGGATCCTTTCGCAGTATTGCTGGGTGATGATATTATTGTCAACGATAAACCCTGCACACGTCAGCTAATTGATGTCTTCCAGAAATATGGTCGCTCCACGATCGCGGTGGAGAAAGTGCCGCAGGATAAGGTCAGCAGTTACGGGATAATAAGTGGCAGTCCTGTAGATGAATATCTTTATGCCCTGGATGATATCGTGGAAAAACCCTCTGTGGAGGAGGCTCCCTCGAATATCGGTGCTATCGGACGGTACGTTTTCACCCCGGAGATCTTCGATTGCATAGAGCAGACCTCCAAAGGCGTGGGTGGCGAGATCCAGCTGACCGACGGGATCAGGTTGCTCAATGATTCACAGAAGGTGTATGCACACCAGTTCACCGGACAGCGTTATGATTCCGGCAACAAGGTGGAGTATGTGAAGGCTGTGCTGGATTTTGCCCTGAAGGATGAAGGGATGAGGGACGAGATCCTGGGGCATATGGAGAAGCTGGGCTGA
- the cysN gene encoding sulfate adenylyltransferase subunit CysN — MIEDSQNIELLRITTAGSVDDGKSTLIGRLLYDSKSIFEDQLSSIRDYSKTNRNQEIDYSLITDGLKSEREQGITIDVAYRFYSTPKRRFIIADTPGHEQYTRNMATGASNASLALILIDAKKGIVTQTRRHTFISSLLGIRHFVVAINKMDLVDYSEEVFEQIVEEYKAFAEKLSVESISFIPLSALKGDNVIERSTNMPWYQGSPLLDYLENVNVAGGRNLIDFRFPVQYVNWSGNEFRGYCGTISSGVIRKGERVIALPSGRTSKISRIVTYDGDLDYAFAPMAITLCIEDDIDISRGDLISRENNLPAITGNIEANVVWMDTESMQTGKDYLIKHTTKTVKGSFSEVRYKFDLEKIHRIPAEFLSVNDIGKVKIELKKPLYADLYSKNRFTGSFIVIDQHTNQTVAAGMISKYKQVSPDKACESVKAKVIRYPGDKKEKAKSDYDRLSMQGTQCIYVDDEILQKGLCRGIAVDTDEYSRIIEGLCNIATESGVSVVLCTENEVSLE, encoded by the coding sequence CTGTTACGAATTACCACTGCAGGAAGCGTGGATGATGGGAAATCCACCCTTATCGGACGCCTGCTGTATGATTCAAAATCAATATTTGAAGACCAGTTAAGTTCGATCAGGGATTACTCGAAGACCAACCGTAATCAGGAAATCGATTATTCACTGATTACCGATGGCCTGAAATCCGAGAGGGAACAGGGAATTACAATTGATGTTGCCTATCGCTTCTACTCAACTCCCAAGAGACGTTTTATTATAGCAGACACTCCCGGGCATGAGCAATATACAAGAAATATGGCCACCGGAGCGTCAAATGCCTCCCTTGCCCTGATTCTTATTGATGCCAAAAAGGGCATTGTAACACAGACCAGAAGACACACCTTTATTTCTTCCCTGCTGGGTATCCGCCATTTTGTGGTAGCCATTAATAAAATGGATCTTGTTGATTATTCAGAAGAGGTTTTCGAGCAAATAGTTGAAGAATATAAAGCATTCGCTGAAAAACTGTCTGTCGAATCAATTTCTTTTATTCCTCTGAGTGCCCTGAAAGGTGACAATGTCATTGAACGTAGCACCAATATGCCCTGGTATCAGGGTTCCCCTCTGCTGGATTATCTGGAAAATGTGAATGTAGCCGGCGGACGTAACTTGATTGATTTCAGGTTCCCGGTCCAATATGTCAACTGGAGTGGAAACGAATTCAGGGGATATTGCGGCACAATATCATCCGGCGTAATTCGTAAAGGTGAACGTGTAATCGCCCTGCCATCCGGAAGAACCAGTAAAATATCAAGAATTGTTACCTATGACGGAGACCTGGATTATGCCTTTGCCCCCATGGCAATAACCCTCTGTATTGAGGATGACATAGACATCAGTCGTGGAGACCTGATTTCAAGGGAAAATAATCTGCCTGCCATCACCGGTAATATTGAAGCGAATGTTGTATGGATGGATACAGAATCCATGCAAACCGGCAAAGATTATTTGATCAAGCATACCACCAAAACCGTAAAGGGCAGTTTTTCAGAAGTACGCTATAAATTCGATCTCGAAAAGATCCATAGAATACCTGCTGAGTTCCTGAGCGTAAATGATATCGGGAAGGTGAAGATTGAACTTAAAAAACCCCTTTACGCAGACCTTTATTCCAAAAACCGATTTACAGGTTCTTTTATTGTAATCGACCAGCATACCAACCAGACAGTTGCCGCCGGCATGATATCCAAATACAAGCAGGTCTCACCGGACAAAGCATGTGAATCTGTAAAAGCCAAAGTAATCAGATATCCTGGAGACAAGAAGGAAAAGGCAAAATCGGATTATGACCGTCTTTCCATGCAGGGTACCCAATGCATCTATGTGGATGACGAAATTCTCCAAAAAGGCCTTTGCAGGGGAATTGCGGTCGATACCGATGAATATTCCAGGATTATAGAAGGTTTGTGTAATATTGCTACAGAGTCAGGAGTATCTGTGGTGTTGTGTACTGAAAATGAAGTTTCATTGGAGTGA
- a CDS encoding ATP-binding protein, with translation MAIKSEFINRQAELEYLEAEYAKADFRFISIIGRRRLGKTRLIREFLKDKPNSSFLLIPELNDSQARLEIAKNLHQNFGLSFFGTPHWEDIFEQLFQYSRQHRIILVFDEFQRFLGINKDIFSKMQKYIDEYGPDSQMFLLVCGSSIGMMHSIFDHASPLYGRRTGQLMFEALDFFALDEWFPDFDIESRVNIYVIYGGTPKYLEEVESEDIAGNINRILDKTSILYNEPDILLKTEISDSNTYFSILKNIAQGMTKSSEIANSSGIKTTSIDYYLNVLINDLDLVKKEIPVTESRKSKKTLYRMKDNFFRFWFKFLYPNLSEIEIGNTSVVADHILSELNRFAGHTFEDITKQFLIKLNKQDKLNFKFSKIGKQWGRYQKSRGKNTYEIDLVALNEKTRQILFCECKWQNKLVDVDVLQSLIDKSRLVDWYNMERSEYFMIVSKSGFTEQARQFAEEHDFVLYTLADMQTCFLSL, from the coding sequence GTGGCAATAAAAAGTGAGTTCATCAACAGGCAGGCAGAACTGGAGTACCTGGAAGCCGAATATGCAAAGGCGGATTTTCGCTTCATCTCCATAATAGGACGCAGACGACTTGGTAAAACACGTCTGATTCGAGAATTCTTGAAAGACAAGCCTAATTCCAGTTTCCTGCTAATCCCCGAATTGAACGACTCCCAGGCCCGGCTTGAAATAGCAAAGAACCTGCATCAAAATTTCGGGCTCAGTTTTTTTGGAACACCCCACTGGGAAGATATTTTTGAGCAATTGTTCCAGTATTCCCGCCAACACAGGATTATACTGGTGTTTGATGAATTCCAGCGTTTTCTGGGTATTAACAAGGACATCTTCTCTAAAATGCAAAAATACATCGATGAATACGGCCCGGATTCACAAATGTTCCTGCTGGTTTGCGGCTCATCCATAGGTATGATGCACAGCATCTTCGATCATGCTTCACCTCTATATGGGCGCAGGACCGGTCAATTGATGTTTGAGGCGCTGGATTTCTTTGCTCTTGACGAATGGTTTCCAGATTTTGATATCGAATCCAGAGTCAACATATATGTAATCTATGGTGGCACTCCCAAATATCTGGAAGAGGTGGAGTCTGAAGATATCGCCGGGAACATCAACCGCATACTGGACAAGACGAGTATTCTGTATAATGAGCCGGATATTTTGTTGAAAACCGAAATATCAGATAGCAATACTTATTTTTCCATACTGAAAAACATTGCACAGGGGATGACAAAGTCGTCTGAGATCGCCAACAGTTCGGGGATAAAAACCACATCTATCGATTATTATCTCAATGTTTTGATCAATGATCTGGACCTTGTCAAAAAGGAAATACCTGTAACCGAATCCCGCAAATCCAAAAAGACCCTGTATCGGATGAAAGACAACTTTTTCAGATTCTGGTTTAAATTTCTCTATCCCAACCTCTCTGAAATTGAAATCGGCAATACGTCCGTTGTTGCAGATCACATTCTCTCTGAACTCAACAGGTTTGCTGGACATACATTCGAGGACATAACCAAACAATTCCTGATTAAATTGAATAAACAGGACAAACTTAATTTTAAATTCAGTAAGATCGGCAAACAGTGGGGACGTTACCAGAAATCCAGAGGCAAAAACACCTATGAGATAGATCTCGTGGCGTTGAATGAAAAAACCCGACAAATTCTGTTCTGCGAATGTAAATGGCAAAATAAACTGGTAGATGTCGATGTCCTGCAATCCCTTATCGACAAATCCCGGCTTGTCGACTGGTACAATATGGAGAGATCGGAATACTTTATGATTGTTTCCAAATCCGGATTCACAGAACAGGCCCGGCAGTTTGCAGAAGAACATGATTTTGTACTTTATACACTGGCAGACATGCAGACCTGCTTTCTTTCACTATAA
- a CDS encoding TspO/MBR family protein — protein sequence MERNQPTLMIKIITTATFLAMVIANALANALPINGLTTGQISDFYPNLFAPAGWTFAIWGLIYLLLAGYTLYQLGVFQDNTDTARGEFLNKIGILFSISSLANAAWIFAWHYRVVPLSLVLIVVILVCLILINQRINQEQLSAKEKLFIGLPFSVYFGWITVATIANATVLLVSLNWQGFGLAEPIWASIIIILGFLIGAVTMLKNRDVAYGLVIVWAYTGILSKHTSTDGFGGQYPVIINITIVCIGLLLLGEVYLLISKKRNGNMRVLAKQS from the coding sequence ATGGAACGAAATCAACCAACATTGATGATCAAAATAATCACCACAGCAACCTTTTTAGCAATGGTCATTGCCAATGCGCTGGCCAATGCTCTCCCGATCAATGGGCTCACTACCGGCCAGATATCGGATTTCTATCCCAATCTCTTTGCCCCGGCAGGCTGGACCTTTGCAATCTGGGGACTCATCTATCTATTGCTGGCGGGATATACACTGTACCAGCTTGGAGTTTTTCAGGACAATACTGATACTGCAAGGGGTGAATTCTTAAATAAAATAGGAATTCTCTTCTCAATTTCCTCCCTTGCCAATGCCGCCTGGATTTTTGCCTGGCACTATCGGGTGGTGCCATTATCCCTGGTTTTGATTGTAGTAATCCTTGTATGCCTGATCCTGATAAATCAAAGAATAAACCAAGAACAACTTTCTGCAAAAGAGAAATTGTTTATCGGATTGCCCTTTAGCGTATACTTCGGCTGGATCACAGTGGCAACCATTGCCAACGCTACTGTTCTCCTTGTCAGCCTGAACTGGCAGGGTTTTGGTTTAGCTGAACCCATATGGGCATCTATCATAATCATTCTTGGCTTTCTTATAGGAGCCGTAACAATGCTGAAGAACAGGGATGTTGCCTATGGTCTTGTTATTGTTTGGGCTTATACGGGAATCTTGTCCAAGCACACTTCTACGGATGGGTTTGGAGGCCAGTACCCTGTAATTATCAATATCACAATTGTCTGCATTGGATTACTACTTCTCGGCGAAGTCTATCTATTGATTTCAAAAAAGAGGAATGGGAATATGAGAGTTTTAGCAAAACAATCCTGA
- a CDS encoding methyltransferase domain-containing protein, with product MRGLSFKEITDVNKEDSFINKLRRQRIALFKNIVNPLQKPINILDIGGTVSFWKMMDITNDEYYSIKILNLKSTKTDYNNIQSVSGDARDLSEYPDNSFDIVFSNSVIEHVGDYEDQIKMAHEIKRVSKRYFLQTPNYYFPFEPHFLFPCFQFLPLKIKTLLIRNFNLGRRKKVSNKQKAIEMAKSVRLLKRKELERMFPEGTIYEEKMFGLTYSFIVYVG from the coding sequence ATGAGAGGTTTGAGCTTCAAAGAAATCACAGATGTAAATAAGGAAGATTCATTCATAAATAAATTAAGACGACAGAGAATTGCCCTTTTCAAAAATATTGTTAATCCGCTACAAAAGCCTATAAATATTCTTGATATTGGAGGAACTGTTTCTTTTTGGAAAATGATGGATATTACCAATGATGAATATTATTCAATTAAGATATTAAACTTAAAGTCTACAAAAACAGACTATAATAATATCCAATCTGTTTCTGGAGATGCAAGGGACCTAAGTGAATACCCAGATAATTCATTTGATATAGTATTCTCAAATTCTGTAATTGAACATGTAGGTGACTACGAGGATCAGATTAAAATGGCCCATGAAATAAAAAGAGTGAGCAAAAGATATTTTTTGCAAACTCCCAACTACTATTTTCCTTTTGAACCACACTTCCTTTTTCCATGTTTCCAGTTTTTACCTCTTAAAATAAAAACACTGTTGATCCGTAATTTTAATCTGGGCCGACGAAAAAAAGTCTCAAACAAGCAAAAAGCAATTGAAATGGCTAAGTCTGTGAGATTATTGAAAAGAAAAGAGCTTGAAAGGATGTTTCCAGAAGGGACTATTTATGAAGAAAAAATGTTTGGTCTAACTTATTCTTTTATCGTTTATGTTGGTTGA
- a CDS encoding glycosyltransferase: MNSLLIAAIIFTAIPVITYLIYILAILRSPNSEIHTPATQPPITVVIPTYNESEVIEHRIKNLVEMDYPAENIHVIVVDDQSTDNTVGLAAEAFKKYDLSGEVIVKEKRTGTNASVNMGVGEATTDFVVTTDADVTFEPDAVNHALGRLLSDEKIGAVCGELEPIARKDSFTTHSEKAYRDVYGRMCSWESGLHSTYCFNGPLIVLRKKAFSPIPETKGASDAGMALRIIRNGYRCLYESSARFSEYITNDMGQQRRQKLRRSARLQEATLHNLGLISPKYGKFGLFVLPLRFTMFFIAPASFFLAVILWSVVLGGINLFWGIGVWVLFGLALLSGQWKSNLISSFIWHQIYLLVSLVYMSKGVHVWQAIERKKV, encoded by the coding sequence ATGAACTCCCTACTCATCGCAGCAATAATATTCACCGCCATTCCGGTTATTACATATCTTATTTACATCCTGGCAATCCTTAGATCCCCCAACTCAGAAATCCACACACCGGCCACTCAACCTCCGATCACAGTGGTAATTCCCACCTACAATGAAAGCGAGGTCATCGAACACCGCATCAAAAACCTTGTGGAAATGGATTATCCTGCAGAAAATATCCATGTCATAGTCGTGGATGACCAGTCCACAGATAATACAGTCGGCCTGGCGGCAGAGGCTTTTAAAAAGTACGATCTATCCGGCGAAGTGATTGTGAAGGAAAAACGTACCGGTACCAATGCTTCGGTTAACATGGGAGTAGGTGAGGCAACAACCGATTTTGTAGTGACCACCGATGCAGATGTCACCTTTGAGCCGGATGCGGTAAACCACGCTCTGGGCAGGCTGCTCAGCGATGAGAAAATTGGAGCGGTATGCGGGGAACTGGAACCCATCGCTCGCAAGGATTCCTTTACCACCCATTCTGAGAAGGCTTACAGAGACGTCTACGGCAGGATGTGTTCCTGGGAAAGTGGCCTGCATTCCACCTACTGTTTCAACGGCCCCCTCATTGTGCTGAGGAAAAAAGCCTTCTCCCCGATACCCGAAACAAAAGGAGCATCCGATGCAGGCATGGCGCTGCGTATCATCCGCAATGGCTACCGCTGCCTCTACGAATCCTCAGCCCGATTCTCTGAATACATTACCAATGACATGGGTCAGCAGCGCCGCCAGAAACTCAGACGCTCAGCCCGCTTGCAGGAAGCAACCCTCCACAACCTCGGGCTGATCTCACCAAAATACGGAAAATTCGGTCTGTTTGTGCTGCCTTTACGCTTTACTATGTTCTTCATAGCACCTGCCTCATTTTTCCTGGCAGTGATACTCTGGTCAGTGGTGCTGGGCGGAATCAACCTTTTCTGGGGCATCGGAGTATGGGTTCTTTTTGGCCTGGCACTGCTCTCAGGGCAATGGAAATCCAACCTCATATCATCCTTTATCTGGCACCAGATCTACCTGCTGGTAAGTCTGGTCTACATGTCCAAGGGAGTCCACGTCTGGCAGGCAATTGAAAGAAAAAAAGTGTAA